From Carnobacterium alterfunditum DSM 5972:
AAAAGGGATCGCAGCAAGTGATGGTATTGCAGTAGCAAAAGCTTACTTACTAACTGAACCCGATTTAACTTTCAACAAAATTTCAGTTGAGAACTCTGATTCAGAAATTAACCGCTTAAAATCGGCATTAAAAGAAGCATCAAAAGAACTTGAGATCATTCGATCTAAAGCAGCAGAATCTTTAGGTGAAAAAGAAGCCCAAGTTTTTGATGCTCATTTAATGGTTCTATCTGATCCAGAATTAATCGGGAGTATCGAAAGCTCTATTAATGATAATAAAGTCAATGCAGAGAGTGCATTAAAAGAAGTAACGGATATGTTTATTGGGATGTTTGAAGGCATGGAAGATAACCCTTACATGCAAGAACGTGCAGCTGATATCAAAGATGTTACTAAACGAGTGTTAAGCCACTTGTTAGGTGTGAAACTGCCTAATCCTTCAATGATCGATGAAGAAGTGATTGTGGTTGCTCATGACTTAACACCAAGTGATACTGCTCAATTAAATCGTCAATTTGTGAAAGCCTTTGTTACAGACATTGGTGGACGTACATCACATTCAGCTATTATGGCTCGTTCGTTAGAAATTCCTGCAATTGTAGGAACGAAAGAAATCACTTCTTTTGTTAAAGAAGGCGATCTTATCATCATTGATGGTTTAGAAGGCGATGTAATCGTTCACCCTGAATCAACAGATGTTGAAACTTACGAAACAAAAGCAAAAGCTTTCGCTGATCAAAAAGTTGAATGGGATAAATTAAAGGATGAACCAACATTAACAGCAGATGGAAAGCACATCGAACTAGCTGCAAATATTGGTACTCCTAAAGATTTAGTAGGCGTAAAAAACAATGGCGGTGAAGCTGTTGGACTATACCGTACAGAATTCCTTTATATGGATTCACCTGATTTTCCTACAGAAGAGGCTCAGTTTGAAGCTTATAAAGAAGTTTTAGAAGGTATGGAAGGCAAAGGCGTTGTTGTTCGTACAATGGATATTGGCGGAGACAAAGAGTTGCCTTACCTAAAATTGCCACATGAAATGAATCCATTCTTGGGTTACCGTGCAATTCGTATTTGTTTAGCAAAACCGGATATGTTTAGAACGCAATTGCGTGCATTATTACGTGCCTCTGTTTTCGGACAATTACGTATTATGTTCCCAATGATCGCAACTTTACAAGAGTTCCGTCAAGCTAAAGAGATGCTTTTAGAAGAGAAAGCTAAATTAGTAAATGAAGGTATTGAAGTATCAGATGATATCGAAATTGGTATCATGATCGAAATTCCTGCTGCTGCCGTTATTGCAGATAAATTTGCTAAAGAAGTAGATTTCTTCAGTATTGGTACCAACGATTTGATTCAATATACTATGGCTGCTGACCGTATGAATGAACGCGTTTCTTATCTTTATCAACCATATAACCCATCAATTTTGCGTTTAATTAAAACGGTGATCGATGCTTCTCATAAAGAAGGAAAATGGACTGGTATGTGTGGAGAAATGGCTGGGGATCAAACGGCTGTACCGCTTCTGCTAGGACTGGGATTAGACGAATTTTCTATGAGTGCTTCAAGCATTCTTAAGACACGTAGTTTAATGAAACGTTTAGATACGAAAAAAATGACTGAATTAGCTGATAAAGCAATCAATGATTGTGATACAGCTGATGAAGTTGTAAAACTTGTTGAAACGTATACTAAATAAAGAGAGGGAGTACAAGAATCAATTTGATTTTTGTGCTCTTTTTTTGCTGCTTTTCACTAAATAAATTACGCTCTCTTTGCAAGAACTGATATACTAGATTTAAATTGAACAAGAGGAGAGGACACTAATGAAAAAAACTATCGGGTTTATCGGAACTGGAGTAATGGGTTCTTCTATCGTTAAACACTTATTAACAGCTGACTACACAGTAACAGTATACAATCGTACAAAGAGTAAGGCCGACGAATTAATTCGTTTAGGAGCAAACTGGGCCGATTCACCAGCTGAGGTAACTGAAAAGAGCGAAATTATTTTTACTATTGTAGGGTATCCCAAAGATGTTGAAGAAAGTTACTTTGGTGAAAATGGCATCTTTAAAACAGCCACTGAGAAACATATTTTGGTAGATATGACGACCAGTACACCTACATTAGCTAAAAAACTGTACAATGAGGCACAACAAAGAGGTATTGAGGTTTTAGATGCTCCAGTTTCTGGAGGAGACTTAGGGGCTAAAAATGGAACTTTAACCGTTATGGTTGGTGGAGACGTAAATACTTATGAAAAAGTAAAACCTATTTTTGAATTATTTTCTGCTAAAGTAAATTTGCAAGGCGAAGCTGGTAGTGGACAACACACAAAAATGGCTAATCAAATTATGATTGCTGGGACAATGATGGGTATGGCAGAATTATTAGTCTATGCAGAAGCTGCAAATTTAGATCTTGAAAAAGTATTGGATACGGTTGGCGGAGGTAGTGCCCAAAACTGGTCTTTATCAAACTATGCACCAAGAATCATTAAAGAAGATTTCACTGCTGGTTTTTTTGTTAAGCATTTTATTAAAGACTTAAAAATTGCATTAGATGAAGCTGAAAAAATGTCTTTAGATTTGCCTTCTACTCGTTTAGCGAAACAGCTATATGAAGATTTAGCACAAAATGGTTTTGAAAACGACGGGACACAAGCTATTATTAAATTATGGTGGCCAGAAGGAAAACGTTCAAGATAAAAACTAAAAAGGCAGAAATGAAATTGATTCAATTTCATTTCTGCCTTTTTAGATATAAGGATAGTGTTATAAATTAGATTTATTTTCTTGGGTGTAATTACGCAATCGTTTGACAGCTTCCACTAATTTTTCCATGCTAGCAGCATAACTAATACGGATGTAACCTTCGCCAGCGCTTCCGAAGGCGGAGCCGGGTATCAATGCTAGTTTATTTTTTTCAGCTAACTCAATGCAAAAATCCATACTATTTTGTATAAACTCTTGCGGGATTTTTGCAAAAAGATAAAAAGCTCCATTTGGACGAGCAACTTCAAAGCCTAATTGAGTCAATTCTTCAAAAAGATAATCTCTTCTTTTATGGTATTCTATTTTCATTGGAAGAGCATCGTCTATTCCAACGGTCAAAGCTGCTAAAGCTGCTTTTTGAGAAATAGAGGTAGCGCATGTGACAAGGTATTGATGTACTTTGATAATTTGTGCTGTAAGTTCTTTTGGTGCAAAAATAAAGCCAATTCTCCACCCGGTCATAGCATGTGATTTTGAAAGTCCATTGATCAAGATAGTTTGATCTCTTAAGTATTCAGCAATAGAGACATGTTCAACATCGTAAGTTAGTTCACTGTAAATTTCATCACTAATAACAAATAAAGGGTATTTTTTAATGGTTTCAGCAAGAGCTTTGATCTCTGCTCTTGTATAGGTCACACCAGTTGGATTATTTGGGTAGTTTAAAATAATAGCCTTTACACTCGTTCCGTGTTTTTTTAGTTCATCCTCTATCATCTCAGGAGTCAATACAAATCCGTTGACACTAGTATCAATAAAGATAGGCGTTGCTTGACTCAACGTGATCAATGGTTCATAACCAGGAAAAATTGGAGAAGGAACCAATATCTTATCACCAGGATTTAAAATAGCCAGCAAGGAAGCAGAAATGGCCTCAGTAGCTCCGACAGTCACCAATACTTCATTTTTTGGATCATAAGAAACCGTATATTTTTTTTGCATGAAAGCCGAAGCGGCTTCACGCAATTGACTATCACCAGACATACCTGTGTAATGCGATTCATTGTTGTTGATTGCTTCGATAGCAGCTAATTTGATATGATTTGGAGTATTGAAGTCAGGTTCACCCAAAGTCAGTTTAAGGATGTTTTTTATCGGTGAAACACGTTCGTCAAATTTTCGAATATCTGACACTTCGATTTTGTACGTTTGATTGTTAAAATGATCAAGTAATGGATTCATAACTTTTACGCTCCCTTTTGAAATATACATTGCAATTATATTAACATAAGTTTTCATGAAAAAATGTTTTTTTAGATAAAGATTATTTTTTTATGAAAATAGAGTGAGTTTAATGTCTTTTATATAAAATTCTGGTAGAATGATTATTGAGTTAAGTTTGAAAGGGGCACGAAACTATGACAACTTCACAATTAGTAGGAATTATTCGCCGATTGGAAGCTATGCTAGAAGATACAGAAAGTGAAGTTCAAGTTCGTCGATTTGAAAAAGAAGGAAACGAACGTTGTATTATTACGTATGATGCAAAAACTGAAACATTTGAATTATTAGAAACAGCTACTCAACAAGTGTATCAATTTGATGATGTAGACTTGGTTGCTATGGAAATATTTGAATTATTTCAAGATTAAAATAGCCGTTAATGGTAAAATTTTATCTGAAAAAGACGTATAGAAAAATTCTTTTTAGAATTTTTCTATACGTCTTTTTTTGATTTTTTAAACTAGTATTTTTCCTGAAATTCGTTATACTAATAATATCGATAGTTAAAAATCAATGAGAAAAAATACTGAAAATTTATATAAAGAGCAATGATAAAAATGAATTAGGAGATACCGAAGGGGGAAAAAGGATGGAAAAACAATTGCAAATAGGCATTTTAGGTTTCGGAACAGTTGGGAGCGGTGTTTTACGCATCTTGAAACATCATGAACCAAAGTTAAATCAAATGACAGGTGTTTCATTAAAAGTAAAAAAAGTTTTAGTGCGCGATATTTTGAAAAATCGTGGCACAATTGCTGATGGTATTGAATTAACGCTTGATGCTGATGAGATTGTGAATGATCCTGAAATCGATATTATTGTCGAAGTTATGGGCAGCATTGATCAGGCGAAAAAATACATTGAAAAAGCCTTGATAGCTGGGAAACATGTCGTTACAGCAAACAAGGACTTAATGGCATTGCACGGAAATGAATTAGTTGCCTTGGCAAAAGAAAACCGATGCGATCTCTACTATGAAGCTAGCGTTGCTGGAGGTATCCCGATTTTACGCACAATAGTAGATAGTTTAGCTTCTGATGAGATACAAAAAGTTTTTGGTATTGTGAATGGTACAACAAATTTTATCTTGTCAAAAATGACAAATGAAGGAAAATCTTATGATCAGGCCTTAAAAGAAGCACAGGAATTAGGTTTTGCAGAGAGTGACCCGACGAATGATGTTGACGGTATAGATGCTGCGCGTAAAATGGTCATACTAACTCGTTTAGCTTTTGGCATGAATGTAGAAGTAGATCAAATTGAAACAAAAGGAATTCGGGATCTACAGCAAGAGGATATTGAAATAGCCGATAAATTAGGTTATAAAATCAAATTGATTGGATCAGCTATTCAAATAAAAAATAAAGTCAGTGTAGATGTGGGGCCGATTTTAGTGCCGATCAATCATCCATTAGCAAGTGTCCAAAATGAGAATAATGCTATTTTTGTAGTAGGGGCTGCAGTTGGGGAAACGATGTATTATGGACCTGGAGCCGGTGAATTGCCAACTGCAAACAGTGTCGTCAGCGATGTTATTACAGTAGCTAAAAATATCCGTTTAGGTACAAGCGGCAATGTATTTAGTTCTTATCAACATGAAACGAAACTTGCAAGGGATACAGAAGTGAACAATAAATATTACATTGCTATTGAGATGCAAGATAAAACAGGACAATTTTTAGCATTAACAAAATTATTTAGCCAATTTGATATTGGTTTTGATCAAATTATCCAACAACCACTTTCAAGTGATATGGCGAAAGTAGTGATCGTGACCCACAAAATAAATAAAGCACAACAAAAAGAAATGGTGAGTGCACTTAAAGAGGTAAATGAAATGAATTTGCTTGTTTGTTTTAAAGTGATGGAGGGAAAATGATGTATCAAGGATTACTTGAAAAATATAAAAAGCTATTGCCGATAACAGATAAAACGCCTATGATTTCGCTGTATGAAGGAAATACACCTTTGATCCCATTGACAAATCTTTCAAACGAGCTTGGTATCATACTATATGGGAAATACGAGGGATTGAACCCCACTGGTTCATTTAAAGATCGTGGAATGGTTATGGCAGTGGCTAAAGCAAAAGAAGCAGGGGCAAAAGCAATTATTTGTGCATCTACTGGAAATACCAGTGCTGCAGCTGCAGCATACGCTGCACGAGCTGGGTTAAAAGCGTATGTTGTCATTCCAGATGGAAAAATTGCTTTGGGTAAGTTGGCTCAAGCTGTTATGTATGGGGCCGACATCATTTCTATACAAGGTAATTTTGATCAAGCTTTAAAATCAGTAAGAAAGTTAGCTGAAACAGAAGCTGTTACTTTAGTTAATTCAGTAAACCCTTATAGAATTGAAGGACAAAAGACTGCTGCCTTTGAAGTGTGTGAAGATCTCGGAAAAGCTCCAGATGTGTTAGCTATCCCAGTCGGGAATGCCGGGAATATTACGGCTTATTGGAAAGGCTTCAAAGAATGGGATGAATTGAATCAAACAGGGTTGCCAAAGATGCATGGCTACGAGGCAGAGGGCGCGGCTGCTATTGTTCATGGTAAAATCATTGAATCTCCTGAAACAATCGCAACAGCTATAAGAATAGGCAATCCAGCCAGTTGGGAATTAGCTGAAAAAGCTCGAGATGAGTCCAGAGGAAAAATAGATTTTGTTACAGATGATGAGATCATTCAGGCTTATCAAAAAGTAGCAATGATGGATGGTGTATTTATTGAACCAGGGTCAGCGGCTTCACTAGCAGGGGTGATCAAAGACGTCAAAAGTGGAGCTATAAAAAAAGGTGAAACGGTTGTCTGTGTATTTACTGGGAATGGCTTGAAAGATCCAGATACAG
This genomic window contains:
- the ptsP gene encoding phosphoenolpyruvate--protein phosphotransferase, yielding MVEKLKGIAASDGIAVAKAYLLTEPDLTFNKISVENSDSEINRLKSALKEASKELEIIRSKAAESLGEKEAQVFDAHLMVLSDPELIGSIESSINDNKVNAESALKEVTDMFIGMFEGMEDNPYMQERAADIKDVTKRVLSHLLGVKLPNPSMIDEEVIVVAHDLTPSDTAQLNRQFVKAFVTDIGGRTSHSAIMARSLEIPAIVGTKEITSFVKEGDLIIIDGLEGDVIVHPESTDVETYETKAKAFADQKVEWDKLKDEPTLTADGKHIELAANIGTPKDLVGVKNNGGEAVGLYRTEFLYMDSPDFPTEEAQFEAYKEVLEGMEGKGVVVRTMDIGGDKELPYLKLPHEMNPFLGYRAIRICLAKPDMFRTQLRALLRASVFGQLRIMFPMIATLQEFRQAKEMLLEEKAKLVNEGIEVSDDIEIGIMIEIPAAAVIADKFAKEVDFFSIGTNDLIQYTMAADRMNERVSYLYQPYNPSILRLIKTVIDASHKEGKWTGMCGEMAGDQTAVPLLLGLGLDEFSMSASSILKTRSLMKRLDTKKMTELADKAINDCDTADEVVKLVETYTK
- a CDS encoding NAD(P)-dependent oxidoreductase — protein: MKKTIGFIGTGVMGSSIVKHLLTADYTVTVYNRTKSKADELIRLGANWADSPAEVTEKSEIIFTIVGYPKDVEESYFGENGIFKTATEKHILVDMTTSTPTLAKKLYNEAQQRGIEVLDAPVSGGDLGAKNGTLTVMVGGDVNTYEKVKPIFELFSAKVNLQGEAGSGQHTKMANQIMIAGTMMGMAELLVYAEAANLDLEKVLDTVGGGSAQNWSLSNYAPRIIKEDFTAGFFVKHFIKDLKIALDEAEKMSLDLPSTRLAKQLYEDLAQNGFENDGTQAIIKLWWPEGKRSR
- a CDS encoding pyridoxal phosphate-dependent aminotransferase, whose amino-acid sequence is MNPLLDHFNNQTYKIEVSDIRKFDERVSPIKNILKLTLGEPDFNTPNHIKLAAIEAINNNESHYTGMSGDSQLREAASAFMQKKYTVSYDPKNEVLVTVGATEAISASLLAILNPGDKILVPSPIFPGYEPLITLSQATPIFIDTSVNGFVLTPEMIEDELKKHGTSVKAIILNYPNNPTGVTYTRAEIKALAETIKKYPLFVISDEIYSELTYDVEHVSIAEYLRDQTILINGLSKSHAMTGWRIGFIFAPKELTAQIIKVHQYLVTCATSISQKAALAALTVGIDDALPMKIEYHKRRDYLFEELTQLGFEVARPNGAFYLFAKIPQEFIQNSMDFCIELAEKNKLALIPGSAFGSAGEGYIRISYAASMEKLVEAVKRLRNYTQENKSNL
- a CDS encoding YkuJ family protein, encoding MTTSQLVGIIRRLEAMLEDTESEVQVRRFEKEGNERCIITYDAKTETFELLETATQQVYQFDDVDLVAMEIFELFQD
- a CDS encoding homoserine dehydrogenase, with the protein product MEKQLQIGILGFGTVGSGVLRILKHHEPKLNQMTGVSLKVKKVLVRDILKNRGTIADGIELTLDADEIVNDPEIDIIVEVMGSIDQAKKYIEKALIAGKHVVTANKDLMALHGNELVALAKENRCDLYYEASVAGGIPILRTIVDSLASDEIQKVFGIVNGTTNFILSKMTNEGKSYDQALKEAQELGFAESDPTNDVDGIDAARKMVILTRLAFGMNVEVDQIETKGIRDLQQEDIEIADKLGYKIKLIGSAIQIKNKVSVDVGPILVPINHPLASVQNENNAIFVVGAAVGETMYYGPGAGELPTANSVVSDVITVAKNIRLGTSGNVFSSYQHETKLARDTEVNNKYYIAIEMQDKTGQFLALTKLFSQFDIGFDQIIQQPLSSDMAKVVIVTHKINKAQQKEMVSALKEVNEMNLLVCFKVMEGK
- the thrC gene encoding threonine synthase; this encodes MYQGLLEKYKKLLPITDKTPMISLYEGNTPLIPLTNLSNELGIILYGKYEGLNPTGSFKDRGMVMAVAKAKEAGAKAIICASTGNTSAAAAAYAARAGLKAYVVIPDGKIALGKLAQAVMYGADIISIQGNFDQALKSVRKLAETEAVTLVNSVNPYRIEGQKTAAFEVCEDLGKAPDVLAIPVGNAGNITAYWKGFKEWDELNQTGLPKMHGYEAEGAAAIVHGKIIESPETIATAIRIGNPASWELAEKARDESRGKIDFVTDDEIIQAYQKVAMMDGVFIEPGSAASLAGVIKDVKSGAIKKGETVVCVFTGNGLKDPDTALEVTSIPISKMDDVEDMKKHLQAGVKKQ